Proteins encoded together in one Paracidovorax wautersii window:
- a CDS encoding tetratricopeptide repeat protein, with translation MLLRKSASAALPAERPILAPAWLIMLLAGMVGGGLWLLYPRQDLERRLADTTDSALSVAYLHNLLRSDPDNPQLRLLLAQRQIAQGDILDARTTLQPALDSPDPVLHRDALWALWQLSYTEWLQTPETDAVRRGAMREELRQQLRALSREQWPAQRQVELARLAAQLDEPVLGIDINRRLAEAEPDPRKAAQLYERAAKEALAQSDYESCAALYMLARKTTPDPQQAKAYYTAGVTALQSGNQPVAALELAERELGPLANDPQILFMLTNLARAAGRPAAADRFVRKLLQLSLLRQYGWEGETLARAPSPAQPLLRPVAWRPAAETAAPAYDDGAHYLQPPRLQDAHAESMAGSGETAEWQKLPVQQKAVPDASRVLQPGLPYDEKIYSLAYEVFLENGKQDDAWQIASAAVRQQPDNLVWRERLARVSDWTQRPAEALEQWLYLARKTQRDDAWQAVLRIAPGQFDDPALVQALRYQLQRRPDDPRLVRELVATYERIGEPQPAIDYLQRHSRSPESIQLLAQLAERAGQPDVALAAWRRLLSDPAQITPTRAMQAAVLALTHGQPDEGLRWLEAARRQPPTLQEASEYWRLMGQLAESRRNDELAIEAYRKLAENDGADISDYDALIRLLLQDQPLEAARLSEKAWLLFDEPRHLVQALTLYSGRNRWGDIEALLKRLDPDPAAKRHGLARVQRNAEFLRLVGLYHQNAGRVAQARRYFEAGLQLSPDSPAMRQALLWLFIDGNDAVSLRTLLASREQEWSRDPELHDSLAAAYQALSLPQTALDRYLTPRVKGHEDDFLWLMNYADALDQNQQVDRSWRLRRHLLAREWGNVRGGTQAAATRMTSQEARQRWLTEDGLDQTRRIARTRLVLTQRPGDAALDVLRELLRLDRDAQNGLSNAAAETAIGWLQDAGEYTAERGFLWHQYARSRSLRSNRPLWADITVALAEDDKAATGQLLEAFDERLPRYDRVNAARAVDDLRLAQTAAFDAQHHQHDDQPLHLQLEESLLAFSDHAGTQLTRQDLGGMRESAAEAVLHIAMTPRLSLDLDFASIRRNATSETVVFEPPSERGLEAVLRWRHPDGETLLRAGHRESFKTYTPLQIEHEQRIDNRLTLRMDLGMELQSQDSLALRIAGMKDRAGASLRYQATRQDQVVAMLWAERYRLQTGTEVGSGRHGSLSYTHSYRVEAPSLEFGAFWSTHDFSQRDLSTLSPQDQEFRRYLPPSITEVGPDYFVPQSFSFYGLQVSTNMRYEQEYTRALRPFASLSRTWHSRLGPGYGLRMGVAGSLLGADHVRLSWGLGKSGLQTEGLTRDLQFSYRLHF, from the coding sequence ATGCTGCTGCGCAAATCCGCATCCGCTGCGCTGCCCGCTGAACGGCCCATTCTGGCGCCTGCGTGGCTGATCATGCTGCTGGCCGGCATGGTCGGCGGCGGGCTGTGGCTGCTCTATCCGCGTCAGGATCTGGAGCGGCGTCTGGCCGACACCACCGATTCCGCCCTGTCCGTGGCGTACCTGCACAACCTGCTGCGCAGCGATCCGGACAACCCGCAGCTGCGCCTGCTGCTCGCCCAGCGCCAAATCGCCCAGGGGGACATCCTGGATGCCCGGACCACGCTGCAGCCCGCACTCGATTCGCCCGACCCGGTGCTGCACCGCGATGCGCTGTGGGCCTTGTGGCAGCTGTCGTACACCGAGTGGCTGCAAACGCCCGAGACCGATGCCGTGCGGCGCGGTGCCATGCGCGAAGAGCTGCGCCAGCAGCTCCGCGCCCTGTCCAGGGAGCAGTGGCCTGCACAGCGCCAGGTGGAACTGGCCCGCCTGGCGGCCCAGCTGGACGAACCCGTCCTGGGGATCGACATCAACCGCCGACTGGCCGAAGCGGAACCCGATCCGCGCAAGGCCGCGCAGCTGTACGAGCGCGCCGCCAAGGAAGCCCTGGCCCAGTCCGACTACGAAAGCTGCGCCGCGCTCTATATGTTGGCCCGCAAGACCACGCCGGACCCGCAGCAGGCCAAGGCGTACTACACCGCCGGCGTGACCGCGCTGCAATCGGGCAACCAACCCGTGGCCGCGCTGGAGCTGGCCGAACGCGAGCTGGGCCCGCTGGCCAACGACCCGCAGATCCTCTTCATGCTCACCAACCTCGCCCGCGCGGCCGGCCGGCCGGCGGCGGCGGACCGCTTCGTGCGAAAGCTGCTGCAGCTGTCGCTGCTGCGGCAGTACGGATGGGAGGGCGAGACATTGGCCAGGGCTCCATCGCCAGCGCAACCGCTGTTGCGGCCCGTCGCCTGGCGCCCGGCTGCAGAGACGGCGGCGCCCGCCTACGACGACGGCGCCCATTACCTCCAGCCCCCTCGCTTGCAGGACGCGCATGCCGAAAGCATGGCCGGATCAGGCGAAACGGCCGAATGGCAAAAGCTACCGGTGCAGCAGAAGGCGGTCCCGGATGCCTCCCGCGTTCTGCAGCCGGGCCTGCCCTACGACGAGAAAATCTACAGCCTGGCCTACGAGGTGTTCCTGGAGAACGGAAAGCAGGACGATGCATGGCAGATCGCCAGTGCCGCGGTGCGCCAGCAGCCGGACAACCTGGTCTGGCGCGAACGGCTCGCCCGGGTGTCCGACTGGACCCAGCGGCCTGCAGAGGCGCTGGAACAATGGCTGTACCTGGCGCGCAAGACGCAGCGCGACGACGCCTGGCAGGCCGTTCTGCGCATCGCTCCCGGTCAGTTCGATGACCCCGCACTCGTACAGGCCCTGCGCTACCAGTTGCAGCGGCGCCCGGACGATCCGCGGCTCGTGCGCGAGCTGGTGGCTACCTACGAGCGCATCGGCGAACCGCAACCGGCCATCGACTACCTGCAGCGGCATTCCCGCAGCCCCGAAAGCATCCAGCTGCTGGCCCAGTTGGCGGAGCGTGCCGGGCAGCCCGATGTGGCCCTGGCCGCCTGGCGCCGGCTGCTCTCGGACCCTGCTCAAATCACCCCCACCCGCGCCATGCAGGCGGCCGTGCTCGCGCTCACCCACGGCCAGCCCGATGAAGGGCTGCGCTGGCTGGAGGCCGCCCGGCGGCAACCGCCCACGCTGCAGGAGGCATCTGAATACTGGCGCCTGATGGGCCAGCTGGCGGAGAGCCGGCGCAACGACGAGCTGGCGATAGAGGCCTACCGCAAGCTGGCGGAGAACGACGGCGCCGACATCTCCGACTACGACGCGCTGATCCGCCTGCTGCTGCAGGACCAGCCCCTGGAAGCCGCGCGGCTGTCCGAAAAGGCATGGCTCCTGTTCGATGAGCCACGCCACCTCGTACAGGCGCTCACGCTCTACAGCGGTCGCAACCGGTGGGGCGATATCGAGGCACTGCTCAAGCGCCTCGACCCGGACCCGGCCGCCAAGCGCCACGGGCTCGCCCGGGTGCAGCGCAATGCCGAGTTCCTGCGCCTCGTCGGCCTGTACCACCAGAACGCCGGGCGCGTCGCCCAGGCACGGCGCTATTTCGAGGCTGGCCTGCAGCTCAGTCCCGACTCTCCCGCCATGCGGCAGGCCCTGCTCTGGCTTTTCATCGACGGCAACGATGCGGTCTCGCTGCGCACGCTGCTGGCCTCGCGCGAGCAGGAATGGTCTCGCGACCCGGAGCTGCACGACTCGCTGGCAGCCGCCTACCAGGCCCTCTCGCTGCCCCAGACAGCGCTGGACCGGTACCTGACCCCGCGCGTGAAGGGCCACGAGGACGACTTCCTGTGGCTGATGAACTATGCCGACGCGCTGGATCAGAACCAGCAGGTCGACCGCTCCTGGCGGCTGCGTCGCCACCTGCTGGCGCGGGAATGGGGCAATGTGCGCGGCGGTACCCAAGCGGCCGCCACGCGCATGACATCCCAAGAAGCCCGCCAACGCTGGCTGACGGAAGACGGGCTCGACCAGACGCGCCGCATCGCCCGCACCCGGCTGGTGCTCACGCAGCGGCCGGGCGACGCGGCGCTGGACGTGCTGCGCGAACTGCTGCGCCTGGACAGGGACGCGCAGAACGGGCTGTCCAATGCCGCGGCGGAGACCGCCATCGGCTGGCTCCAGGACGCCGGCGAATATACGGCGGAGCGCGGCTTCCTGTGGCACCAGTACGCCCGCAGCCGGAGCCTGCGCAGCAACCGCCCCCTGTGGGCCGACATCACCGTGGCGCTGGCCGAAGACGACAAGGCCGCCACAGGCCAGTTGCTGGAAGCTTTCGACGAACGACTGCCCCGCTACGACCGCGTGAACGCCGCGCGCGCCGTGGACGACCTGCGCCTGGCCCAGACCGCCGCCTTCGACGCCCAGCACCACCAGCACGACGACCAGCCCCTGCACCTGCAGCTGGAGGAAAGCCTGCTGGCCTTCAGCGACCATGCCGGCACGCAGCTCACACGCCAGGACCTGGGCGGCATGCGCGAGTCCGCAGCCGAGGCGGTGCTGCACATCGCGATGACGCCGCGCCTGTCGCTGGACCTGGACTTCGCCAGCATCCGCCGCAATGCCACGAGCGAAACGGTGGTGTTCGAGCCGCCCAGCGAGCGGGGTCTGGAGGCCGTCCTGCGCTGGCGCCATCCGGACGGCGAAACGCTGCTGCGCGCCGGGCACCGCGAAAGCTTCAAGACCTATACGCCGCTGCAGATCGAGCATGAGCAGCGCATCGACAACCGGCTCACGCTGCGGATGGATCTGGGCATGGAACTGCAGAGCCAGGACAGCCTGGCCCTCCGCATTGCCGGCATGAAGGACCGGGCCGGGGCCAGTCTGCGCTACCAGGCCACGCGCCAGGACCAGGTCGTCGCCATGCTCTGGGCAGAGCGCTACCGCCTGCAGACCGGCACGGAGGTGGGCAGCGGCCGGCACGGCTCGCTCAGCTACACCCACAGCTATCGCGTGGAGGCACCGAGTCTGGAGTTCGGTGCGTTCTGGTCCACCCACGACTTCTCGCAGCGCGACCTTTCCACCCTGTCACCGCAGGACCAGGAGTTCCGCCGCTACCTGCCACCGTCGATCACCGAGGTCGGTCCCGACTACTTCGTGCCGCAGAGCTTCAGCTTCTATGGCCTGCAGGTTTCCACCAACATGCGCTACGAGCAGGAATACACCCGCGCGCTGCGGCCGTTCGCCTCGTTGAGCCGGACCTGGCACAGCCGGCTCGGCCCGGGCTACGGCCTGCGGATGGGCGTGGCAGGCTCCCTGCTGGGCGCGGACCATGTGCGCCTGAGCTGGGGCCTGGGCAAGTCCGGCCTGCAGACCGAGGGCCTGACGCGCGACCTGCAATTCAGCTACCGACTTCACTTCTAG
- a CDS encoding penicillin-binding protein activator LpoB, with amino-acid sequence MLHRRKLLQGLKTIAAGSALVWLAACSTIDRGQAPALQRDASWVVLPFANHTETPLAGNRAEAIAEALLHAKGVGRVQRYPAGTQQEALFDAGDTKRQQEALSWAREKQAQYALTGSVDEWRYKVGVDGEPAAGVTLQIVEVSSGNVLWSGAGGKSGWSREALSAVAQKLIRDLLDGGLAGVR; translated from the coding sequence ATGCTTCACCGCCGCAAACTCCTGCAGGGCCTGAAAACCATCGCCGCCGGCAGCGCCCTCGTGTGGCTGGCCGCCTGCTCCACCATCGACCGGGGCCAGGCACCGGCGCTGCAGCGCGATGCCTCCTGGGTGGTGCTGCCGTTCGCCAACCACACCGAGACGCCGTTGGCCGGCAACCGTGCCGAAGCCATCGCCGAGGCCCTGCTGCATGCCAAGGGCGTGGGCCGCGTCCAGCGCTACCCCGCCGGCACGCAGCAAGAGGCTCTGTTCGATGCCGGCGACACCAAGCGGCAGCAGGAAGCCCTGTCCTGGGCGCGCGAGAAGCAGGCCCAGTACGCCCTCACGGGCTCCGTGGACGAATGGCGCTACAAGGTGGGCGTGGATGGGGAACCCGCTGCCGGCGTGACGCTGCAGATCGTCGAGGTGTCCAGCGGCAACGTGCTGTGGAGCGGCGCCGGCGGCAAGAGCGGCTGGAGCCGCGAAGCCCTCTCCGCGGTGGCGCAAAAGCTCATCCGTGATCTGCTCGATGGCGGCCTTGCCGGCGTGCGCTGA
- a CDS encoding PelD GGDEF domain-containing protein — translation MPVNLLGKLADTGTRPAVMLAEMVLLPLIAIGMGLLWNPEDPLWSQARFPWSWLAPVILALRYGPLAGLGGACVLLASWLAINFGHYDAFPQIFFLGGLILVMLVGEFSSLWQARTRRAENVQLYLDQRLEHLVRQYYLLRLSHDRLEQELIGRPMSMRDALSTLQSIGRPGQDPQEGAQILLRLLAQYCQLESAALYAVEGEEPSTEPVARIGNATALTASDPLLQQAIETRKLCHISQALAHEQSSRYLAVAPLLDLGGEIYGVLVIDEMPFFSLQDENLQTINLLLGYYTDGLAVQALSQPILEQLPDCPPDFAFEAQRLAHIHQSTKLPSVIVALEFLPRAVAEGLPGQIQRLKRALDEDWLIEGPQRHVLAMLMPLGDGSTAEGYINRLETWSQQRTGQPLEEAGIFPRVISLDSDTPLALLQRLHAMAHA, via the coding sequence TTGCCCGTCAATCTGCTGGGCAAGCTGGCGGACACCGGCACGCGCCCCGCCGTCATGCTGGCGGAGATGGTGCTCCTGCCGCTGATCGCGATCGGCATGGGACTGCTGTGGAACCCCGAGGACCCGCTGTGGAGCCAGGCGCGCTTTCCCTGGTCATGGCTGGCACCGGTCATTCTGGCGCTGCGCTACGGCCCTCTGGCAGGCCTCGGTGGGGCCTGCGTGCTGCTGGCCAGCTGGCTCGCCATCAACTTCGGGCACTACGACGCCTTTCCGCAGATCTTCTTTCTGGGCGGGCTGATCCTGGTGATGCTGGTGGGCGAGTTCTCCAGCCTCTGGCAGGCACGCACCCGCCGGGCAGAGAACGTGCAGCTGTACCTGGACCAGCGACTGGAGCACCTGGTGCGGCAGTACTACCTGCTGCGCCTCTCGCACGACCGGCTGGAGCAGGAGCTCATCGGCCGGCCCATGTCCATGCGCGACGCGCTCTCCACCCTGCAGAGCATCGGCCGTCCCGGCCAGGATCCGCAGGAAGGCGCGCAGATCCTGCTGCGCCTGCTGGCGCAGTACTGCCAGCTGGAGTCGGCAGCCCTCTACGCCGTGGAAGGCGAAGAGCCCAGCACCGAGCCTGTCGCGCGCATCGGCAATGCGACGGCGCTGACCGCGTCCGATCCACTCCTGCAGCAGGCCATCGAAACGCGCAAGCTCTGCCACATTAGCCAGGCCCTGGCGCACGAACAAAGCAGCCGCTACCTGGCCGTAGCGCCGCTGCTGGACCTGGGTGGCGAAATCTATGGCGTGCTGGTCATCGATGAAATGCCCTTTTTCTCGCTGCAGGACGAGAACCTGCAGACGATCAACCTGCTGCTCGGGTACTACACCGATGGCCTGGCCGTTCAGGCCCTGTCGCAGCCCATCCTGGAGCAGCTGCCCGACTGCCCGCCCGACTTCGCCTTCGAGGCACAGCGACTGGCCCACATCCACCAGTCCACCAAGCTGCCCAGCGTGATCGTGGCCCTGGAGTTCCTGCCCCGGGCCGTAGCCGAAGGGTTGCCAGGACAGATCCAGCGGCTCAAGCGCGCGCTCGACGAGGACTGGCTCATCGAAGGCCCGCAACGGCACGTGCTGGCGATGCTCATGCCGCTGGGCGACGGCTCCACCGCCGAGGGTTACATCAACCGCCTGGAAACCTGGTCGCAGCAGCGGACGGGTCAGCCTCTGGAAGAGGCCGGCATTTTCCCGCGCGTGATCTCTCTGGACAGCGATACCCCGCTGGCCCTTCTGCAACGTCTGCACGCCATGGCCCATGCTTAA
- the pelF gene encoding GT4 family glycosyltransferase PelF has product MSFPRAAEADIALLLEGTFPYVSGGVSSWINQVIRAYPEYRFAIVFLGSRREDYTKFKYELPANVVHYEEYFLYENLNAEAQPVARDGDEAAFQMVLDLVEAFRSGDRERAMQASRDVTRAMQPGGTLQLDDFLYSKRAWKIICDSYREHCTDPSFVDYFWTVRIMFQPLWMLARVAQQLLRVRMVHCASTGYAGFLGALIEQARGTPLVLSEHGIYTKERKIDLFKSEWIRDNRNIFQRDPTELSYFRQMWIHFFEWMGQFCYASADPIIALYEANRQRQIADGARPERTQNIPNGIQLSRFAALRTQRPPEVPPVLCLIGRVVPIKDIKTFIRAMRRVVNQLPTAEGWIAGPTEEDPAYAEECGNLVRSLGLEQHIRFLGFQRVEDLMPRIGLVVLSSISEALPLVLLEGYAAGVPTVTTDVGSCRQLVEGLDEEDKALGHSGKVVPIADPQQLADASLSLLKDPQAWHAASRAAIARVERYYTDTMMFDRYRKVYEAAFQKTEGPR; this is encoded by the coding sequence ATGAGCTTCCCCCGGGCCGCCGAGGCCGACATCGCGCTGTTGCTCGAAGGTACCTTTCCCTATGTGAGCGGTGGCGTGTCCAGCTGGATCAACCAGGTGATCCGCGCTTACCCCGAATACCGCTTTGCCATCGTGTTCCTGGGCAGCCGGCGCGAGGACTACACCAAGTTCAAGTACGAGCTGCCTGCCAACGTCGTGCACTACGAGGAGTACTTCCTCTACGAGAACCTGAACGCCGAGGCGCAGCCGGTGGCGCGCGACGGGGACGAGGCCGCTTTCCAGATGGTGCTGGATCTGGTGGAAGCGTTCCGCAGCGGCGACCGCGAGCGCGCCATGCAGGCCTCGCGCGACGTCACCCGCGCCATGCAACCAGGCGGTACGCTGCAGCTGGACGACTTCCTCTACAGCAAGCGGGCCTGGAAGATCATCTGCGACAGCTACCGCGAACATTGCACCGACCCGTCGTTCGTCGACTACTTCTGGACCGTGCGCATCATGTTCCAGCCGCTGTGGATGCTGGCCCGCGTGGCGCAGCAGCTGCTCCGGGTGCGCATGGTGCATTGCGCGTCCACAGGGTACGCAGGCTTCCTGGGCGCACTGATCGAACAGGCCCGCGGCACGCCGCTGGTGCTGTCCGAGCACGGCATCTACACCAAGGAACGCAAGATCGATCTGTTCAAGAGCGAGTGGATCCGCGACAACCGCAACATCTTCCAGCGGGACCCGACCGAGCTGTCGTACTTCCGCCAGATGTGGATCCATTTCTTCGAATGGATGGGGCAGTTCTGCTATGCCTCGGCCGATCCCATCATCGCGCTGTACGAGGCCAACCGGCAGCGGCAGATCGCCGACGGCGCCCGGCCCGAACGCACGCAGAACATTCCCAACGGCATCCAGCTGTCGCGCTTCGCGGCGCTGCGCACGCAGCGCCCGCCCGAAGTGCCGCCCGTGCTGTGCCTGATCGGCCGCGTGGTACCCATCAAGGACATCAAGACCTTCATCCGCGCCATGCGCCGCGTGGTCAACCAGCTGCCCACCGCCGAAGGCTGGATCGCGGGCCCCACCGAAGAAGACCCTGCCTACGCCGAGGAATGCGGCAACCTGGTGCGCAGCCTGGGCCTGGAGCAGCACATCCGCTTCCTGGGATTTCAGCGCGTCGAGGACCTGATGCCGCGCATCGGCCTGGTCGTCCTCTCCTCCATCAGCGAGGCGCTGCCGCTGGTGCTGCTGGAGGGCTACGCGGCGGGCGTTCCTACCGTGACCACGGACGTGGGCTCCTGCCGGCAGCTGGTGGAAGGTCTGGACGAGGAAGACAAGGCGCTGGGCCACTCCGGCAAGGTCGTGCCCATCGCCGATCCGCAGCAATTGGCCGATGCCTCGCTGTCGCTCCTCAAGGATCCGCAGGCCTGGCATGCTGCCAGCCGCGCGGCGATCGCCCGCGTAGAGCGCTACTACACCGACACGATGATGTTCGACCGCTACCGCAAGGTGTACGAGGCAGCGTTCCAGAAAACGGAGGGCCCCCGCTGA
- the pelG gene encoding exopolysaccharide Pel transporter PelG codes for MAGIGFELRRMLRKDTLASLVQAYAYAGVIGSGPWVFSIVGILLIGIFSASVVVPAFLVTQFQTSVTYMVAGSLILTGLVQLAFTRFVSDRLFEKRKDLILPNLHGLLLIVTLAAGVLGTLALFLLLPNLGILYRMLMLAGFTLMCDVWVLTILLSGMKRYKAIVALFGLAYALIVVSALLMRPWGLEGLLGGFVLGNYVLLAGMWILVVREFNPQGRLIAFDFGQRKLLYPTLVAIGFLYNFGVWIDKFMFWYFPPTSQAIIGGLRASLIYDLPVFLAYLSIIPGMAVFLVRIETDFVEYYDKFYDAVRSGGSLEYIEAMRDEMVYSIKQGLAEIGKIQTLAVLVTFVAGPALLSTLGISRLYLPLLHVQVIGAGLQVGLMAILNVFFYLDQRRIVLFLCLEFVVLNIVLTGFTLHAGAALYGYGFALATLVTLCTGLLLLSKQLSRLEYETFMLQ; via the coding sequence ATGGCCGGCATTGGATTCGAACTGCGGCGCATGCTGCGCAAGGACACGCTGGCCAGCCTGGTGCAGGCCTATGCCTATGCCGGTGTCATCGGCTCGGGGCCGTGGGTGTTCTCCATCGTGGGCATCCTGCTCATCGGTATCTTCAGCGCCAGCGTGGTGGTGCCAGCCTTCCTGGTGACGCAGTTCCAGACTTCTGTGACCTACATGGTCGCCGGCAGCCTGATCCTTACCGGACTGGTGCAGCTGGCCTTCACCCGCTTCGTCTCGGACCGCCTGTTCGAGAAGCGCAAGGACCTCATCCTGCCCAACCTGCACGGGCTGCTGCTCATCGTCACGCTCGCCGCCGGCGTGCTGGGCACGCTGGCGCTGTTCCTGCTGCTGCCCAACCTCGGGATCCTGTACCGCATGCTGATGCTGGCCGGTTTCACCCTGATGTGCGATGTGTGGGTGTTGACCATCCTGCTGTCGGGCATGAAGCGCTACAAGGCCATCGTGGCGCTGTTCGGGCTGGCCTACGCGCTCATCGTGGTGAGCGCGCTGCTGATGCGCCCGTGGGGGCTGGAGGGGCTCCTCGGTGGCTTCGTGCTGGGCAACTACGTGCTGCTGGCCGGCATGTGGATCCTCGTGGTGCGGGAGTTCAACCCCCAGGGCCGGCTGATCGCTTTCGACTTCGGGCAGCGCAAGCTGCTGTACCCCACGCTGGTCGCCATCGGCTTCCTCTACAACTTCGGGGTCTGGATCGACAAGTTCATGTTCTGGTACTTCCCGCCGACCTCGCAGGCCATCATCGGCGGGCTGCGCGCCTCGCTGATCTACGACCTGCCGGTGTTCCTGGCGTACCTGTCGATCATCCCGGGCATGGCCGTGTTCCTGGTGCGCATCGAGACGGACTTCGTCGAGTACTACGACAAGTTCTACGACGCGGTGCGCAGCGGCGGCTCGCTGGAGTACATCGAGGCCATGCGCGACGAAATGGTCTATTCCATCAAGCAGGGCCTGGCGGAGATCGGCAAGATCCAGACGCTGGCCGTGCTTGTTACCTTCGTGGCCGGGCCGGCGCTGCTGAGCACGCTGGGCATCTCGCGGCTGTACCTGCCGTTGCTGCACGTGCAGGTGATCGGCGCCGGCCTGCAGGTGGGGCTGATGGCCATCCTGAACGTGTTCTTCTACCTCGACCAGCGGCGCATCGTGCTGTTCCTGTGCCTGGAGTTCGTGGTGCTGAACATCGTGCTCACCGGATTCACCCTGCATGCGGGGGCGGCGCTGTACGGCTACGGCTTCGCGCTCGCCACGCTGGTCACGCTGTGCACCGGGCTGCTGCTGCTGTCCAAACAGCTCAGCCGGCTGGAGTACGAGACCTTCATGCTCCAGTAA
- a CDS encoding spherulation-specific family 4 protein: MSQSSTRAPARWARLALAALLTACGGGGGSGDGAPPGPGGSSGGGGVSVSFSAPQAQDVFSTSEPLTLTARVTVNGAAVADGTPVRFSSAPGPFAATGTTQDGWASATLSGATAGRQELNATATVSGQTATAARVVYLRPAPRPLALLVPAYIYPSASGSAWDRLAASAASTPGVQLTAIMNPTNGVFTSADANYARAAGRLVAAGGRVLGYVHTRYGSGERTLAQVQANVDAYLALYGRGVISGFFIDEMSSDPSRLPFFRTLFDHIKGRDASLHVVGNPGAVPAAAYAEVADVLVTLEAGNAGFQDYDPRSTPWLYSQPNARLAALVHNVGGCAAMQTAVRQAATARNHLGMLYVTDQEYDPVTRTGNPWGALPAYWNGLVLAVDAANRGVPPPAC, translated from the coding sequence ATGTCCCAGTCTTCGACCCGTGCCCCCGCCCGCTGGGCCCGCCTTGCCTTGGCGGCGCTGCTGACTGCCTGCGGTGGCGGCGGGGGATCGGGCGATGGGGCACCGCCCGGCCCCGGCGGCAGCAGTGGCGGCGGCGGCGTGTCGGTCAGCTTCAGTGCGCCGCAGGCGCAAGACGTTTTCTCCACCAGCGAGCCGCTGACACTGACCGCGCGCGTGACCGTCAACGGCGCCGCGGTGGCCGACGGCACGCCCGTGCGCTTCTCTTCCGCGCCCGGTCCGTTCGCTGCCACGGGCACCACCCAGGACGGCTGGGCTAGCGCCACGCTCAGCGGCGCCACGGCCGGCCGGCAGGAACTGAACGCCACGGCGACCGTGTCCGGCCAGACGGCGACGGCGGCGCGGGTGGTCTACCTGCGGCCCGCCCCCCGCCCCCTGGCCCTGCTGGTACCGGCCTACATCTATCCGTCTGCATCCGGCTCCGCGTGGGACCGGTTGGCGGCCAGCGCTGCCAGCACCCCAGGCGTGCAGCTGACAGCCATCATGAACCCCACCAACGGCGTGTTCACCAGCGCCGATGCGAACTATGCGCGCGCAGCCGGCCGCCTGGTGGCCGCGGGCGGACGGGTGCTGGGCTATGTGCATACCCGCTATGGGTCGGGGGAGCGGACGCTGGCGCAGGTCCAGGCCAATGTCGACGCCTATCTGGCGCTGTACGGCCGCGGTGTCATCAGCGGGTTCTTCATCGACGAGATGTCCTCGGACCCGTCGCGTCTGCCCTTCTTCCGCACTCTGTTCGATCACATCAAAGGCCGCGACGCCAGCCTGCATGTCGTGGGCAACCCGGGCGCCGTGCCTGCCGCGGCCTACGCGGAGGTGGCGGACGTGCTGGTGACCCTGGAGGCTGGCAATGCCGGCTTCCAGGACTACGATCCGCGGTCCACGCCGTGGCTGTATTCCCAGCCGAATGCGCGCCTGGCCGCGCTGGTGCACAACGTGGGGGGCTGCGCGGCCATGCAGACGGCGGTGCGGCAGGCCGCGACGGCACGCAACCACCTGGGCATGCTGTACGTCACCGACCAGGAGTACGACCCCGTCACGCGCACCGGCAACCCCTGGGGCGCCCTGCCCGCGTACTGGAACGGCCTGGTACTGGCCGTGGACGCCGCCAACCGGGGCGTGCCGCCCCCGGCCTGCTGA
- the hisA gene encoding 1-(5-phosphoribosyl)-5-[(5-phosphoribosylamino)methylideneamino]imidazole-4-carboxamide isomerase — MLLIPAIDLKDGHCVRLKQGDMEQSTTFGEDPAAMARRWVDAGARRLHLVDLNGAFAGVPKNYSAIKAILKEVGDDIPVQLGGGIRDLDTIEKYIDGGLRYVIIGTAAVKNPGFLKDACSAFGGHIIVGLDAKDGKVATDGWSKLTGHEVVDLAKKFEDWGVESIIYTDIGRDGMLSGINIDATVKLAQALTIPVIASGGLGSMADIEQLCAVESEGVEGVICGRAIYSGDLDFAAAQARADELAI; from the coding sequence ATGTTGCTCATCCCCGCCATCGACCTCAAGGACGGCCACTGCGTGCGCCTCAAGCAAGGTGACATGGAACAGTCAACCACCTTCGGTGAAGACCCGGCCGCCATGGCGCGCCGCTGGGTCGATGCGGGCGCGCGCCGCCTGCACCTGGTGGACCTGAACGGGGCCTTTGCGGGCGTGCCCAAGAACTACAGCGCCATCAAGGCCATCCTGAAGGAAGTGGGCGACGACATTCCCGTGCAGCTGGGCGGGGGCATCCGCGACCTGGACACCATCGAGAAGTACATCGACGGCGGCCTGCGCTACGTGATCATCGGCACGGCCGCGGTGAAGAACCCCGGCTTCCTCAAGGACGCCTGCAGCGCCTTCGGCGGCCACATCATCGTGGGCCTGGATGCCAAGGACGGCAAGGTCGCCACGGACGGCTGGAGCAAGCTCACCGGCCACGAGGTGGTCGACCTGGCCAAGAAGTTCGAGGACTGGGGCGTCGAGTCCATCATCTACACCGACATCGGCCGGGACGGCATGCTGTCGGGCATCAACATCGATGCCACGGTCAAGCTGGCGCAGGCCCTGACCATTCCCGTGATCGCCTCGGGCGGTCTGGGCAGCATGGCCGACATCGAGCAGCTGTGCGCCGTGGAGAGCGAAGGCGTCGAAGGCGTGATCTGCGGCCGCGCGATCTATTCGGGCGACCTCGACTTCGCAGCCGCCCAGGCGCGCGCGGACGAGCTGGCGATTTGA